Proteins found in one Methylophilaceae bacterium genomic segment:
- a CDS encoding aldo/keto reductase, translated as METTTLGNTDIAVSKVCLGTMTFGDQNTQTDANAQLDYALAQGINFIDTAEMYPVPPKAETFTRTETMIGHWLKNQARDKIVLGSKVSGRNRNLSWIRNGDDALTPTNIRSAIEGSLKRLQTDYLDLYQIHWPERNVPLFGQYQFDPALEFDETGAEKAWVSIQTQLETLADMVKQGKVRAIGVSNETPYGVMEFCRIADVYHLPRIATIQNGYNLINRGMEFGLTEILYRENISLLAYSPLAFGHLSAKYIDNPQAKGRVTQFRGYAQRYTKPSVAPAVSAYAQLARANGLTPTQMALSFVYHRWFVSSTIIGATNMTQLKDNIAAYQTVLSDDLLHAIEQIHLSMMNPAP; from the coding sequence ATAGAAACAACCACATTAGGAAATACCGATATTGCCGTCTCAAAAGTGTGTTTAGGCACCATGACATTTGGCGATCAAAATACACAAACGGATGCCAATGCACAGCTTGATTATGCGTTGGCACAAGGCATTAATTTTATCGATACGGCAGAGATGTACCCCGTGCCGCCTAAAGCCGAAACGTTTACTCGCACGGAAACCATGATTGGTCATTGGTTAAAAAATCAAGCACGAGACAAGATTGTGTTGGGCAGTAAAGTGTCAGGGCGTAATCGTAATTTATCTTGGATACGCAATGGCGATGATGCATTAACACCAACCAATATTCGATCTGCGATTGAAGGATCGCTAAAGCGATTACAGACTGATTATCTCGATTTATACCAAATTCATTGGCCTGAGCGTAATGTGCCATTATTTGGACAATATCAGTTTGATCCCGCACTTGAGTTTGATGAAACGGGCGCAGAAAAAGCGTGGGTGAGTATTCAGACCCAATTAGAAACCTTGGCTGACATGGTCAAACAGGGCAAAGTGCGAGCGATTGGCGTTTCTAATGAAACACCTTATGGCGTAATGGAATTTTGCCGTATTGCTGATGTCTATCATTTGCCGCGGATTGCGACCATTCAAAATGGCTACAACTTGATAAACCGCGGTATGGAGTTTGGATTAACTGAGATTTTATATCGCGAGAATATTAGTCTGCTAGCCTATTCGCCATTGGCATTTGGTCATTTGAGTGCAAAATATATCGACAATCCGCAAGCAAAAGGACGTGTGACGCAATTTCGTGGTTATGCACAGCGCTATACTAAGCCGAGTGTGGCGCCTGCAGTCAGTGCTTATGCCCAGTTAGCACGTGCGAATGGATTAACGCCAACACAAATGGCGCTCAGCTTTGTGTATCATCGTTGGTTTGTGAGTAGTACCATTATTGGTGCCACCAATATGACACAACTCAAAGACAATATAGCGGCTTATCAAACCGTGCTGAGTGATGATTTGTTGCATGCGATTGAGCAAATTCATTTAAGCATGATGAATCCTGCACCTTAG
- the groES gene encoding co-chaperone GroES: MKIRPLHDRVVIKRSEEERTTASGIVIPDSATEKPDQGTVVAIGNGKKDDNGKVIALDVKVGDKVLFGKYAGQTVKVDGEELLVMTESDIMAIVE; encoded by the coding sequence ATGAAAATTCGTCCATTGCATGATCGCGTTGTAATTAAACGTTCTGAAGAAGAGCGCACAACCGCATCAGGTATTGTTATTCCAGACTCAGCAACTGAAAAACCAGACCAAGGTACTGTTGTTGCAATTGGTAACGGCAAAAAAGACGACAATGGCAAAGTGATTGCCTTAGACGTTAAAGTTGGCGACAAAGTATTATTCGGCAAATACGCAGGTCAAACAGTAAAAGTAGACGGCGAAGAACTATTAGTGATGACTGAGTCAGACATCATGGCTATCGTCGAATAA
- the groL gene encoding chaperonin GroEL (60 kDa chaperone family; promotes refolding of misfolded polypeptides especially under stressful conditions; forms two stacked rings of heptamers to form a barrel-shaped 14mer; ends can be capped by GroES; misfolded proteins enter the barrel where they are refolded when GroES binds) produces the protein MAAKDVRFGDDVRQKMVTGVNVLANAVRVTLGPKGRNVVLERSFGAPTITKDGVSVAKEIELQDKFENMGAQMVKEVASKTNDIAGDGTTTATVLAQAIIREGMKSVAAGMNPMDLKRGIDKAVEAAIEELKKQSKPCTTSKEIAQVGSISANSDESVGQIIADAMEKVGKEGVITVEDGSGLSNELDVVEGMQFDRGYLSPYFINNQERQIALLENPYVLLHDKKISNIRDLLPTLEQVAKEGRPLLIVAEDIDGEALATLVVNNIRGILKTVAVKAPGFGDRRKAMLEDIAVLTGGTVIAEEVGLKLEDVKLENLGSAKRIEIGKENTIIIDGAGQEANIKSRITQIKAEVEASSSDYDREKLQERVAKLAGGVAVIKVGAATEVEMKEKKARVEDALHATRAAVEEGIVAGGGVALIRARDAIAKVKGDNLEQEAGIKIVLRAVEEPLRQIVANAGAEPSVVVSNVAGGKGNYGYNAANETYGDMLEMGILDPTKVTRSALQNAASIAGLMLTTDCMIAEAPKADAPAMPDMGGMGGMGGMGGMM, from the coding sequence ATGGCAGCAAAAGACGTAAGATTCGGCGATGACGTTCGTCAAAAAATGGTAACTGGTGTCAACGTATTAGCAAACGCAGTGCGTGTTACTCTAGGCCCTAAAGGCCGTAACGTAGTGCTAGAGCGCTCATTTGGCGCGCCAACCATCACTAAAGATGGTGTTTCTGTAGCAAAAGAAATCGAACTACAAGACAAATTTGAAAACATGGGCGCACAAATGGTGAAAGAAGTTGCTTCTAAAACCAATGACATCGCAGGTGACGGTACAACAACAGCAACCGTGTTAGCACAAGCAATTATCCGTGAAGGCATGAAATCTGTTGCAGCGGGCATGAACCCAATGGACTTAAAACGCGGCATCGATAAAGCAGTTGAAGCGGCAATTGAAGAGCTAAAAAAACAATCAAAACCATGTACAACCAGCAAAGAAATCGCACAAGTTGGTTCTATCTCAGCCAACTCAGATGAATCAGTTGGTCAAATCATTGCTGATGCAATGGAAAAAGTCGGTAAAGAAGGTGTCATTACGGTTGAAGATGGTTCTGGTTTAAGCAATGAATTAGACGTGGTTGAAGGTATGCAGTTTGACCGTGGTTACTTATCACCCTACTTCATCAACAATCAAGAGCGTCAAATCGCATTACTAGAAAATCCATACGTGTTATTACACGACAAAAAAATCTCAAACATCCGTGATTTATTACCAACACTAGAGCAAGTGGCTAAAGAAGGCCGTCCACTTTTAATTGTCGCTGAAGATATTGACGGTGAAGCACTAGCGACATTGGTGGTCAACAACATTCGCGGCATCTTGAAAACAGTAGCTGTTAAAGCACCTGGCTTTGGCGATCGTCGTAAAGCCATGTTAGAAGATATTGCTGTGCTTACTGGCGGCACTGTGATTGCAGAAGAAGTTGGCCTCAAACTAGAAGATGTTAAATTAGAAAACTTAGGTTCAGCGAAACGCATTGAAATTGGTAAAGAAAACACCATCATCATTGACGGCGCTGGCCAAGAAGCCAATATCAAATCACGTATTACACAAATCAAAGCAGAAGTTGAAGCATCAAGCAGCGATTACGATCGCGAAAAACTACAAGAGCGCGTGGCTAAATTAGCAGGCGGTGTTGCAGTGATTAAAGTGGGTGCGGCAACAGAAGTAGAAATGAAAGAGAAAAAAGCCCGTGTAGAAGATGCCTTACACGCAACACGCGCAGCAGTAGAAGAAGGTATTGTTGCTGGTGGTGGCGTTGCATTGATTCGCGCACGTGACGCAATCGCTAAAGTAAAAGGCGATAACCTAGAGCAAGAAGCTGGTATTAAAATTGTTCTACGCGCGGTTGAAGAGCCTCTACGCCAAATCGTTGCAAACGCAGGCGCTGAGCCTTCAGTAGTAGTTAGCAACGTAGCAGGCGGCAAAGGCAACTACGGCTACAACGCGGCAAACGAAACATACGGCGACATGCTAGAAATGGGTATCTTAGACCCAACAAAAGTAACACGCTCAGCACTACAAAACGCAGCTTCTATTGCTGGCTTAATGCTAACAACAGACTGCATGATTGCAGAAGCACCAAAAGCAGACGCACCAGCAATGCCTGATATGGGTGGTATGGGCGGAATGGGCGGTATGGGTGGCATGATGTAA
- a CDS encoding SRPBCC family protein, with amino-acid sequence MNKWLAALLAAGLGFSLVANAAIDETIRVKQSIEINAPADKVWATVGNFGDASWLPGIAKTELTEGKADEVGAKRVLTLQDGGNVHETLTSFDAESRIMKFEITESVLPLREFGATIKVEAAGDKTVVTWRTMFKRKDPANPGAEGQDDAAAKATVESILESGLTNLKKISE; translated from the coding sequence ATGAATAAGTGGTTAGCTGCTTTATTAGCAGCAGGATTAGGTTTTTCTTTAGTGGCAAATGCGGCGATTGATGAAACAATTCGCGTTAAACAGAGCATTGAAATTAACGCACCCGCAGATAAAGTGTGGGCAACAGTAGGTAATTTTGGTGATGCGAGCTGGTTACCAGGGATTGCTAAAACTGAGCTTACTGAGGGCAAAGCGGATGAAGTGGGGGCAAAGCGCGTACTCACGTTGCAAGACGGTGGAAATGTGCATGAAACACTGACTTCTTTCGATGCCGAAAGTAGGATAATGAAATTTGAAATCACTGAGAGTGTGTTGCCTTTACGTGAGTTTGGTGCAACGATCAAAGTGGAGGCCGCTGGTGATAAAACTGTGGTGACATGGCGCACCATGTTTAAACGCAAAGACCCAGCCAATCCTGGTGCTGAAGGTCAAGATGATGCGGCAGCGAAAGCTACTGTAGAGAGTATTTTGGAATCTGGTTTAACTAACTTAAAAAAAATCTCCGAGTAA
- a CDS encoding SMP-30/gluconolactonase/LRE family protein — MLCNQSITYSLKTIFLTALVCASLIACQKQEPDPPVAVVFTKVTGLKSPESVVQANDGKIYVSEINVFGQDGDGQISVIENGQLRVFADGLDDPKGLVIIGDSLYVADKTQILKIHLADATKKEIFVPASAFPKVPQFLNDLEADPQGNLYVSDSGDIMGTGKGGAIYKVNANGEVAVLVDGADNPLVIAPNGLLADNTGKFLLFVDFTSGVLYTLNTETAELTDIEAGFGGGDGLVHHSSGTMYVSDWKNGKVFAISITGEVTTIGPQYQAAADIALTKDERYLMVPDMKAGELDFIDLISVN, encoded by the coding sequence ATGTTGTGTAACCAATCAATTACCTACTCATTAAAAACGATATTTTTAACTGCTCTTGTTTGTGCAAGCCTAATTGCCTGCCAAAAACAAGAGCCTGACCCACCAGTTGCAGTTGTATTCACAAAAGTGACAGGCTTAAAGTCGCCCGAATCGGTTGTACAGGCTAATGATGGTAAGATTTATGTGTCTGAAATTAATGTATTTGGACAAGATGGTGATGGTCAGATTAGCGTGATAGAAAATGGCCAATTAAGGGTATTTGCAGATGGTTTAGATGATCCCAAAGGCTTAGTCATCATTGGCGATTCACTGTATGTTGCAGATAAAACCCAAATTTTAAAAATCCATTTAGCCGATGCAACAAAAAAAGAAATCTTCGTGCCGGCAAGCGCTTTCCCAAAAGTGCCTCAATTTTTGAATGACCTAGAAGCCGACCCACAAGGCAATTTATATGTGTCGGATAGTGGCGATATTATGGGCACAGGCAAAGGTGGTGCGATTTATAAAGTTAATGCTAACGGTGAAGTAGCTGTGTTGGTGGATGGCGCAGACAATCCATTGGTTATCGCACCGAACGGATTACTGGCTGATAATACGGGCAAGTTTTTACTATTTGTCGATTTTACTTCTGGTGTTTTATATACCTTAAATACCGAAACTGCCGAACTTACTGATATTGAAGCAGGCTTTGGTGGTGGTGATGGTCTTGTGCATCACTCCAGCGGTACCATGTATGTGAGTGATTGGAAAAATGGGAAAGTATTTGCTATCAGCATCACTGGTGAGGTAACGACCATAGGCCCACAATACCAAGCCGCCGCTGATATTGCCTTAACCAAAGACGAACGCTATTTAATGGTGCCAGATATGAAGGCTGGTGAATTAGACTTTATTGACTTGATATCTGTTAATTAA
- a CDS encoding ATP-binding cassette domain-containing protein, with amino-acid sequence MTKNNTPINKQIPSSKRIVSLKDLWPFLKPYRLQMAIAFVLLSLASVALLLVPLAFRDLIDVGFGSSQGTTPTVNIDTKFGILFGLAAFWALMVASRYYMVSWIGERVTVDLRSAVYASVLKQSPQFFETLQTGEVLSRLTGDTTLIQTVVGSSASMGLRSLFQFAGGMVMLAVTSFYLFSINIGLMVCLIFPIVLIGRSVKKLSRESQDRIADSSAMAGEILNAMPTVQSYTQEKRETHRFANSAQLSFITAIRRVKVRALLTAVIITAVMGTIIFVLWLGARQVSQGVMTGGELASFVLYAAMVAGSVSTIAQVWGDIMRAAGATERLLELLHTETVIIETDKPLALASETEANIQFNNVQFHYPSRPLTPALNNVNLAIKAGETVAFVGPSGAGKTTLFQLLLRFYDAQTGIITINDQNINHIRLHDLRRLIAIVPQDPIIFSANVLENIRYGKPEASDEAVIAAAHAAQVAQFVPQLPDGYHTFLGERGTRLSGGQRQRIAIARAMLKDAPILLLDEATSALDAESETLVQAGLNAAMLGRTTLIIAHRLATVQKADKIVVMENGQIVEIGDAAKLRKKGGLYARLAALQFAGDLPIAP; translated from the coding sequence ATGACAAAAAACAACACACCAATCAACAAACAAATACCATCATCAAAACGCATCGTCTCCTTAAAAGACTTATGGCCATTTTTAAAACCATATCGCTTACAAATGGCAATTGCCTTTGTATTATTAAGTCTGGCTTCAGTGGCTTTATTGCTAGTACCATTGGCCTTTCGTGATTTGATTGATGTCGGTTTTGGCAGCAGTCAAGGCACAACACCAACAGTGAATATTGATACCAAGTTTGGCATACTATTTGGGTTGGCCGCTTTTTGGGCGCTGATGGTGGCTTCACGCTACTACATGGTTTCATGGATAGGAGAGCGTGTAACAGTCGATTTGCGTAGTGCAGTATATGCCAGTGTGCTGAAGCAATCACCACAGTTTTTTGAAACCTTACAAACAGGCGAAGTGCTTTCTCGACTAACGGGAGATACCACGCTGATTCAAACAGTGGTCGGTAGCTCTGCATCCATGGGTTTGCGTAGCCTATTTCAATTTGCTGGTGGTATGGTTATGCTGGCAGTGACCAGTTTTTACTTATTTTCAATTAATATTGGTTTGATGGTTTGCCTGATATTCCCCATCGTATTAATCGGTCGTTCAGTCAAAAAACTATCACGCGAATCGCAAGACCGCATTGCCGATAGCTCCGCCATGGCAGGTGAAATTTTAAATGCCATGCCAACCGTACAATCGTATACCCAAGAGAAACGTGAAACGCATCGTTTTGCCAACAGCGCGCAGCTAAGCTTTATCACTGCCATTAGGCGTGTCAAAGTACGGGCATTATTAACCGCTGTGATTATTACCGCCGTGATGGGCACTATTATTTTTGTGTTATGGCTGGGTGCGCGACAAGTCAGTCAAGGGGTTATGACTGGGGGTGAGTTAGCTTCGTTTGTTTTATATGCCGCCATGGTTGCAGGTAGCGTGAGCACAATCGCGCAAGTATGGGGCGATATTATGCGTGCTGCTGGCGCTACAGAACGATTGCTCGAGTTACTGCATACAGAAACAGTGATTATCGAGACGGATAAGCCATTGGCATTGGCCAGTGAAACGGAAGCCAATATCCAGTTTAATAATGTGCAATTTCACTATCCATCAAGGCCATTAACACCAGCATTAAACAACGTGAATTTGGCCATTAAAGCAGGCGAAACCGTGGCTTTTGTTGGACCATCCGGCGCAGGTAAAACCACCCTGTTTCAATTATTGTTACGCTTCTATGATGCGCAAACTGGCATTATCACCATTAATGATCAAAACATTAATCATATTCGTCTGCATGATTTGCGCCGTCTCATTGCCATCGTGCCGCAAGACCCGATTATTTTTTCTGCCAATGTTCTAGAAAATATTCGCTACGGCAAGCCAGAGGCAAGTGATGAAGCTGTTATTGCCGCTGCTCATGCCGCGCAAGTGGCGCAATTTGTGCCGCAATTGCCAGATGGCTATCACACATTTTTAGGTGAGCGCGGCACGCGTTTATCCGGTGGGCAAAGACAACGCATTGCTATTGCACGCGCCATGTTAAAAGACGCCCCTATTTTACTATTAGATGAGGCGACTAGCGCACTAGATGCAGAATCTGAAACGCTGGTGCAAGCAGGACTCAATGCAGCCATGCTTGGCAGAACAACCTTGATTATTGCCCATCGATTAGCCACTGTACAAAAAGCCGATAAAATTGTTGTGATGGAAAATGGACAGATTGTCGAGATAGGTGATGCCGCTAAATTACGTAAAAAAGGGGGTTTATATGCAAGGCTTGCAGCATTGCAATTTGCTGGCGACTTACCAATCGCCCCTTAA
- a CDS encoding alpha/beta fold hydrolase → MQLHYQSVGQGQPLILLHGLFGSADNWGVVAKHFSTYYQVISVDLRNHGRSPHHDRQDYTLMAEDLLELCDALNLDATLLLGHSMGGKVAMQFAAQYPKRVDQLVIVDMAIRSYADVQTYLIDAMMAVDLSVMRHRRDVDQALSSTIDNPRVRQFLLMNLINHNGNLAWRIHLSALKANYPAIRQALNLPIPFDKPSLFIRGERSDYVQDKDVEQIKIHFTQSQFVSLPTGHWVHAEQPQAFIETVAEFLHQPDDSPI, encoded by the coding sequence ATGCAATTACACTATCAAAGCGTTGGTCAAGGCCAGCCACTTATTTTACTACACGGCTTATTTGGTTCTGCCGACAATTGGGGTGTTGTTGCTAAACATTTTTCAACATACTACCAAGTGATTAGCGTAGATTTGCGCAATCATGGTAGATCGCCCCACCATGACAGACAAGACTATACGCTTATGGCAGAGGATCTGCTTGAACTATGTGATGCACTCAATTTAGATGCTACCCTGTTACTAGGCCATTCAATGGGCGGAAAAGTAGCGATGCAGTTTGCTGCGCAATATCCTAAGCGCGTTGATCAACTGGTTATTGTTGATATGGCCATACGCAGCTATGCCGATGTGCAAACCTATCTCATTGATGCCATGATGGCAGTTGATCTCTCAGTGATGCGCCATCGCCGCGATGTTGATCAAGCACTCAGCAGCACCATTGACAATCCAAGAGTGCGCCAATTTTTATTAATGAATCTTATCAATCACAATGGCAATTTGGCATGGCGGATTCATTTATCGGCGTTAAAAGCCAACTATCCTGCAATTCGCCAAGCACTAAATCTACCAATACCGTTTGACAAACCAAGTCTATTTATCCGAGGTGAACGTAGTGATTATGTGCAAGATAAAGATGTTGAGCAGATTAAAATCCATTTTACACAATCACAATTTGTTAGTTTGCCAACCGGGCATTGGGTACATGCTGAACAACCACAGGCATTTATCGAAACAGTGGCAGAATTTCTGCATCAACCAGACGATTCACCTATCTAG